A genomic window from Glycine max cultivar Williams 82 chromosome 17, Glycine_max_v4.0, whole genome shotgun sequence includes:
- the LOC100792444 gene encoding uncharacterized protein isoform X1, translated as MDASSFKIILGSSSVARRKILSEMGYLFTIMTADIDEKSIRKETPEDLVMALAEAKANAIISKLQTTTNQQRVDEPTILIAADTVVVYEGVIREKPTSKEEARQFLKDYSGRHAATVGSVLVTNLKTGLRKGDSDRVEIYFNEIPDEIIEKLVDEGITLNVAGGLIIEHPLVLPFVKEVVGTTDSVMGLPKALTEKLLKEAL; from the exons ATGGACGCTTCTTCCTTCAAG ATTATATTGGGCTCATCCTCCGTCGCGCGCCGCAAGATATTATCCGAAATGGGATACCTATTCACGATAATG ACTGCAGATATTGATGAAAAGAGCATCCGAAAGGAAACTCCAGAAGACTTAGTTATGGCTCTCGCCGAAGCCaag GCCAATGCCATTATATCTAAACTTCAGACCACCACTAATCAACAGAGGGTTGATGAACCCACTATTTTAATTGCAGCTGACACA GTGGTGGTGTACGAAGGTGTGATTAGGGAAAAACCAACAAGCAAAGAAGAAGCTCGACAATTCTTGAAAG ATTATTCTGGAAGGCATGCTGCAACTGTGGGATCTGTACTAGTTACTAACCTCAAAACAGGATTGAGAAAAGGAGATTCGGATCGTGTGGAG ATATATTTCAATGAAATACCGGATGAGATCATTGAGAAACTG gttGATGAGGGAATTACTCTCAATGTTGCTGGGGGGCTGATAATAGAACATCCTTTAGTATTGCCATTTGTCAAAGAAGTG GTAGGGACAACCGACAGTGTGATGGGACTCCCCAAAGCTCTGACTGAAAAACTGTTGAAGGAGGCCCTGTAG
- the LOC100792444 gene encoding uncharacterized protein isoform X3: protein MDASSFKIILGSSSVARRKILSEMGYLFTIMTADIDEKSIRKETPEDLVMALAEAKANAIISKLQTTTNQQRVDEPTILIAADTAEAILQRLPVDDYLKEAEPTLLITSDQVVVYEGVIREKPTSKEEARQFLKDYSGRHAATVGSVLVTNLKTGLRKGDSDRVEIYFNEIPDEIIEKLVDEGITLNVAGGLIIEHPLVLPFVKEVVGTTDSVMGLPKALTEKLLKEAL, encoded by the exons ATGGACGCTTCTTCCTTCAAG ATTATATTGGGCTCATCCTCCGTCGCGCGCCGCAAGATATTATCCGAAATGGGATACCTATTCACGATAATG ACTGCAGATATTGATGAAAAGAGCATCCGAAAGGAAACTCCAGAAGACTTAGTTATGGCTCTCGCCGAAGCCaag GCCAATGCCATTATATCTAAACTTCAGACCACCACTAATCAACAGAGGGTTGATGAACCCACTATTTTAATTGCAGCTGACACA GCAGAAGCCATCTTACAAAGGCTCCCTGTTGATGACTACTTAAAGGAAGCTGAGCCAACATTATTAATTACCTCTGACCAA GTGGTGGTGTACGAAGGTGTGATTAGGGAAAAACCAACAAGCAAAGAAGAAGCTCGACAATTCTTGAAAG ATTATTCTGGAAGGCATGCTGCAACTGTGGGATCTGTACTAGTTACTAACCTCAAAACAGGATTGAGAAAAGGAGATTCGGATCGTGTGGAG ATATATTTCAATGAAATACCGGATGAGATCATTGAGAAACTG gttGATGAGGGAATTACTCTCAATGTTGCTGGGGGGCTGATAATAGAACATCCTTTAGTATTGCCATTTGTCAAAGAAGTG GTAGGGACAACCGACAGTGTGATGGGACTCCCCAAAGCTCTGACTGAAAAACTGTTGAAGGAGGCCCTGTAG
- the LOC100792444 gene encoding uncharacterized protein LOC100792444 (The RefSeq protein has 1 substitution compared to this genomic sequence): MDASSFKIILGSSSVARRKILSEMGYLFTIMTADIDEKSIRKETPEDLVMALAEAKAEAILRRLPVDDYLKEAEPTLLITSDQVVVYEGVIREKPTSKEEARQFLKDYSGRHAATVGSVLVTNLKTGLRKGDSDRVEIYFNEIPDEIIEKLVDEGITLNVAGGLIIEHPLVLPFVKEVVGTTDSVMGLPKALTEKLLKEAL, translated from the exons ATGGACGCTTCTTCCTTCAAG ATTATATTGGGCTCATCCTCCGTCGCGCGCCGCAAGATATTATCCGAAATGGGATACCTATTCACGATAATG ACTGCAGATATTGATGAAAAGAGCATCCGAAAGGAAACTCCAGAAGACTTAGTTATGGCTCTCGCCGAAGCCaag GCAGAAGCCATCTTACAAAGGCTCCCTGTTGATGACTACTTAAAGGAAGCTGAGCCAACATTATTAATTACCTCTGACCAA GTGGTGGTGTACGAAGGTGTGATTAGGGAAAAACCAACAAGCAAAGAAGAAGCTCGACAATTCTTGAAAG ATTATTCTGGAAGGCATGCTGCAACTGTGGGATCTGTACTAGTTACTAACCTCAAAACAGGATTGAGAAAAGGAGATTCGGATCGTGTGGAG ATATATTTCAATGAAATACCGGATGAGATCATTGAGAAACTG gttGATGAGGGAATTACTCTCAATGTTGCTGGGGGGCTGATAATAGAACATCCTTTAGTATTGCCATTTGTCAAAGAAGTG GTAGGGACAACCGACAGTGTGATGGGACTCCCCAAAGCTCTGACTGAAAAACTGTTGAAGGAGGCCCTGTAG
- the LOC100792444 gene encoding uncharacterized protein isoform X2, with the protein MDASSFKIILGSSSVARRKILSEMGYLFTIMTADIDEKSIRKETPEDLVMALAEAKVVVYEGVIREKPTSKEEARQFLKDYSGRHAATVGSVLVTNLKTGLRKGDSDRVEIYFNEIPDEIIEKLVDEGITLNVAGGLIIEHPLVLPFVKEVVGTTDSVMGLPKALTEKLLKEAL; encoded by the exons ATGGACGCTTCTTCCTTCAAG ATTATATTGGGCTCATCCTCCGTCGCGCGCCGCAAGATATTATCCGAAATGGGATACCTATTCACGATAATG ACTGCAGATATTGATGAAAAGAGCATCCGAAAGGAAACTCCAGAAGACTTAGTTATGGCTCTCGCCGAAGCCaag GTGGTGGTGTACGAAGGTGTGATTAGGGAAAAACCAACAAGCAAAGAAGAAGCTCGACAATTCTTGAAAG ATTATTCTGGAAGGCATGCTGCAACTGTGGGATCTGTACTAGTTACTAACCTCAAAACAGGATTGAGAAAAGGAGATTCGGATCGTGTGGAG ATATATTTCAATGAAATACCGGATGAGATCATTGAGAAACTG gttGATGAGGGAATTACTCTCAATGTTGCTGGGGGGCTGATAATAGAACATCCTTTAGTATTGCCATTTGTCAAAGAAGTG GTAGGGACAACCGACAGTGTGATGGGACTCCCCAAAGCTCTGACTGAAAAACTGTTGAAGGAGGCCCTGTAG